The stretch of DNA AGGAGAAGGCGGTGGGGGAAGCATTTCCTCCACTGGTTCGGGGACGAGCGGTTCGGTGGGGGTGGGTTCAGGAGCGGGCTTAGGTGGGGGCACCCGGCGGTTTCTGGGCCGGGGGTCGGGATCGGTCATGGGGGGCAGTCTAGCGGCCCGCCGTCAGCGAGCAGCGCTCAACAAAGAAGTCCCGATTTCAGCGGGGTTCCACGGGCGCGGCGTTCAGCCTGGCAGCGTCTCCGGCCACAGCTCGTATTCCAGCTCCAGCGGCACGCCCACCCGCTCGCGGATCAGGCGGAGCAGGGCGTGGACATCGGCGGCGGTCGCTCCCCCCAGGTTCACGATGAAGTTGGCGTGCTCCGGGGCGATCATGGCCGCGCCCACGCGGGTGCCCTTCAGCCCGGCCTCGTCGATCAGTTGGCCCGCGCCCTTGCCGCTGCCGGGGTTCTTGAAGGCGCAGCCGGGCGTCTTCATCTTGGGCTGCCCCTTGCGGGCCTGGTCCGCGAAGTTCATCTTCGCCAGCACCTCTTCCGGAGTGGAAGGGCGCAGCTTCAAGCGCACGCGGGTCACGATGTGGTTGCGGGGAATCCCGCTGTTGCGGTAGCCCCAGGCGAGGTCGTCGGGCGTGACCTGCCGCGTCCCCTCCGGCGTCACGATCTCCAGCGTGTGCAGCCCGTCGAACATCTCGCCGTAGCGCGTGCCCGCGTTCATCCACACCGCGCCG from Deinococcus sp. HSC-46F16 encodes:
- a CDS encoding UDP-N-acetylmuramate dehydrogenase codes for the protein MTTLSPSRTGARVERQPLARYTTLGVGGESEVWFVADHAQLAEAMEAPYRILGGGSNLVIADEGVPERVIRLTGPLAQADLTPDPALGTSEQIVTGWVGGGVPLPGLIRKLQKLGLSNLEGTVGIPAQVGGAVWMNAGTRYGEMFDGLHTLEIVTPEGTRQVTPDDLAWGYRNSGIPRNHIVTRVRLKLRPSTPEEVLAKMNFADQARKGQPKMKTPGCAFKNPGSGKGAGQLIDEAGLKGTRVGAAMIAPEHANFIVNLGGATAADVHALLRLIRERVGVPLELEYELWPETLPG